One Sediminicola sp. YIK13 DNA segment encodes these proteins:
- the guaB gene encoding IMP dehydrogenase encodes MQAHLDKIVGEGLTYDDVLLVPAYSEVLPREVNIQTKFTRNITINVPIVSAAMDTVTESKMAIAMAQEGGIGVLHKNMSIEKQAMKVRKVKRAESGMIIDPVTLPLNSVVRDAKASMKEYSIGGIPIIDDEGKLLGIVTNRDLRFEKNNDRPISEVMTSENLVTVAEGTSLAQAEDILQQHKIEKLPVVNDDYKLVGLITFRDITKLTQKPIANKDQYGRLRVAAALGVTADAVERAEALVNAGVDAVIIDTAHGHTQGVVRVLKEVKKRFPDLDVIVGNIATGEAAKYLVEAGADAVKVGIGPGSICTTRVVAGVGFPQFSAVLEVAAAIKGSGVPVIADGGIRYTGDIPKAIAAGADCVMLGSLLAGTKESPGETIIYEGRKFKSYRGMGSVEAMKQGSKDRYFQDVEDDIKKLVPEGIVGRVPYKGDLFESIHQFIGGLRAGMGYCGAKDIATLKENGRFVKITASGINESHPHDVTITKESPNYSR; translated from the coding sequence ATGCAAGCTCATCTTGACAAAATTGTTGGTGAAGGTTTAACCTATGATGACGTACTGCTCGTCCCAGCATATTCTGAAGTTCTTCCAAGGGAAGTAAACATTCAAACAAAATTTACTAGAAATATTACCATAAATGTGCCCATAGTCTCTGCTGCTATGGATACTGTGACAGAATCCAAGATGGCCATCGCAATGGCTCAAGAAGGAGGTATAGGTGTGTTGCATAAGAATATGAGTATTGAGAAGCAGGCCATGAAGGTGAGAAAGGTGAAGCGTGCCGAAAGTGGGATGATCATAGATCCTGTAACCCTGCCCTTAAATTCTGTTGTTCGTGATGCCAAGGCAAGCATGAAAGAATATAGTATTGGCGGAATTCCTATTATTGATGATGAAGGAAAACTATTGGGAATTGTGACCAATAGGGATCTTCGATTTGAGAAGAATAATGACAGACCCATCTCAGAGGTAATGACCTCTGAAAATTTGGTTACAGTGGCTGAGGGAACAAGTTTGGCCCAGGCCGAGGATATCCTTCAACAACATAAAATTGAAAAATTACCAGTAGTCAATGATGATTACAAACTAGTAGGGTTGATTACTTTCAGGGATATAACCAAACTCACACAAAAACCAATTGCGAATAAAGATCAATACGGCCGACTAAGGGTTGCCGCTGCACTTGGAGTAACTGCTGATGCTGTAGAAAGAGCTGAAGCTTTGGTCAATGCTGGAGTGGATGCTGTTATTATTGATACCGCACACGGACATACCCAGGGTGTTGTTCGCGTTTTAAAAGAAGTAAAGAAGAGATTTCCAGATCTGGATGTTATAGTTGGGAACATTGCAACCGGGGAGGCTGCCAAATATTTGGTAGAAGCCGGTGCCGATGCAGTTAAAGTAGGAATAGGCCCTGGTTCAATTTGTACCACAAGGGTTGTAGCCGGTGTAGGTTTTCCACAGTTTTCAGCAGTCTTAGAGGTTGCAGCCGCTATAAAAGGCAGCGGAGTTCCAGTTATTGCCGATGGTGGAATTAGGTATACGGGAGATATTCCCAAGGCCATTGCCGCGGGTGCGGATTGTGTTATGCTTGGATCCTTATTGGCAGGAACAAAAGAATCACCAGGCGAAACGATTATCTACGAAGGAAGAAAATTTAAATCCTACCGAGGTATGGGTTCTGTGGAGGCCATGAAACAAGGAAGTAAGGATAGGTATTTCCAAGACGTAGAGGACGATATTAAAAAATTGGTTCCAGAAGGCATTGTGGGCCGCGTACCTTACAAAGGTGATTTGTTTGAGAGTATCCATCAGTTCATAGGTGGCTTGCGTGCAGGAATGGGGTATTGTGGTGCAAAGGATATAGCCACATTGAAGGAAAATGGTAGGTTCGTGAAAATTACCGCCAGTGGTATTAACGAAAGTCACCCGCATGATGTGACGATTACCAAGGAATCCCCTAATTATAGTAGATAA
- a CDS encoding heme-binding domain-containing protein, whose product MKILKKILLVLLVAFLLIQFYRPEKNSAEYRDVVSFETETKPTPEIKTILENNCYDCHSNRTEYPWYAEIAPVSFVIADHVEEGNEHFNVSKWDSYSLKKKDHKLEELIEEVEEGEMPENGYALVHGKMTQEEKEALLNWAKKARENYAVGDDIQ is encoded by the coding sequence ATGAAAATTCTTAAAAAAATCTTGTTAGTACTTTTGGTTGCCTTTTTGCTGATTCAATTTTATCGACCGGAAAAAAATAGTGCAGAGTATCGGGACGTTGTTTCATTTGAAACAGAGACAAAACCAACTCCAGAAATTAAGACCATTTTAGAGAATAATTGTTACGATTGCCATAGCAATAGAACGGAATATCCCTGGTATGCTGAAATAGCACCAGTTTCCTTTGTGATCGCTGATCATGTAGAAGAAGGGAACGAACATTTTAATGTTTCAAAATGGGACTCCTATTCCTTGAAAAAAAAGGATCACAAATTGGAAGAGCTTATCGAAGAGGTTGAAGAAGGAGAAATGCCGGAAAATGGATATGCGCTTGTCCATGGGAAAATGACCCAAGAGGAAAAAGAAGCTTTGTTGAATTGGGCAAAAAAAGCACGTGAAAATTATGCGGTTGGAGATGATATTCAATAG